A genomic window from Bacteroidota bacterium includes:
- a CDS encoding SRPBCC domain-containing protein: MNTNLLFDFSVNKENNNITVKREFAANKNLVWAAFTTPAILDEWWAPKPYKVKTKLMDFTVGGFWLYAMMGPEGDTHWCRADYKSIDVENSFSGLDAFCDENGNVTQNFPRSLWHNSFIDKGETTEVHIKIKYDSLADLEKIIELGFKEGFTMAMGNLDDYFAEHK, from the coding sequence ATGAACACAAATTTGTTATTCGACTTTTCCGTAAATAAGGAAAATAATAATATCACGGTTAAACGTGAATTTGCTGCAAATAAAAACCTGGTATGGGCTGCCTTTACAACACCCGCAATATTAGATGAATGGTGGGCTCCTAAACCTTATAAAGTAAAAACAAAATTAATGGATTTTACAGTTGGCGGATTTTGGTTGTATGCCATGATGGGCCCCGAAGGCGATACACACTGGTGTCGCGCCGATTATAAAAGTATCGACGTTGAAAATAGTTTTTCAGGTTTAGATGCTTTTTGTGATGAAAATGGTAATGTAACGCAAAATTTTCCACGTTCACTGTGGCACAATTCTTTTATCGATAAAGGTGAAACAACTGAAGTGCATATTAAAATAAAATACGACTCATTAGCCGATTTAGAAAAAATTATTGAATTGGGCTTTAAAGAAGGATTTACTATGGCAATGGGAAATCTGGATGATTATTTTGCCGAACATAAATAA
- a CDS encoding dihydrofolate reductase family protein, translating to MRKLKLQVQTTIDGFMGGPSGELDWAATEWTDDLKNFVIGLTGPVDTILLGKNLAMGFIPYWTAALNEPVPAEGAKIFVETPKIVFSSTLNADDPITKDWQNTSIENGDYIEKINALKNETGGDIIVYGGGKFVASLIKANLIDELNLFINPVAIGKGMPIFSAVESQQKYALSSAKQFVCGISVLTYTKL from the coding sequence ATGAGAAAACTTAAACTTCAGGTGCAAACCACCATAGACGGCTTCATGGGCGGCCCTTCAGGCGAATTAGACTGGGCAGCAACAGAATGGACCGACGACCTTAAAAACTTCGTCATTGGGCTTACCGGTCCGGTAGACACCATTTTATTAGGCAAAAACCTCGCAATGGGTTTTATTCCATACTGGACCGCTGCATTAAATGAACCGGTTCCGGCTGAAGGCGCTAAAATTTTTGTAGAAACACCCAAAATTGTGTTTTCATCAACGCTTAATGCTGATGATCCAATTACTAAAGACTGGCAAAATACCAGTATCGAAAATGGTGATTATATCGAAAAAATAAACGCACTTAAAAATGAAACCGGTGGCGATATTATTGTTTACGGCGGAGGAAAATTTGTTGCATCACTCATTAAAGCGAATCTGATTGATGAATTGAATTTATTTATCAATCCCGTTGCCATAGGAAAAGGCATGCCGATTTTTAGTGCAGTCGAAAGCCAACAAAAATATGCGCTTTCAAGTGCAAAACAATTTGTTTGCGGTATTTCTGTACTTACTTATACTAAATTATAA
- a CDS encoding biotin/lipoyl-binding protein, whose amino-acid sequence MYKVSVNGNKSFSVEGNTVDGQQVLTDIIALEDRFFHLLSDGKSYNIEVVKADKASKLVTLKVNGNIYEVSAKDKFDLLMDQMGFSSADAGKIKELKAPMPGLVIEIRVSAGDTVKKGDPIIVLEAMKMENVLKATGEGTVKSIEVQKSQSVEKGQVLIIFE is encoded by the coding sequence ATGTATAAAGTAAGTGTAAACGGCAATAAAAGTTTTTCTGTTGAGGGTAATACAGTCGACGGACAGCAGGTTTTAACCGATATTATTGCACTCGAGGACAGGTTTTTTCATCTGCTTTCAGATGGTAAATCTTATAATATTGAAGTGGTAAAGGCCGACAAAGCGAGCAAACTCGTTACCCTTAAAGTAAATGGCAATATTTACGAAGTCAGTGCAAAAGATAAATTCGACCTCCTCATGGACCAAATGGGCTTCTCATCTGCCGATGCCGGAAAAATCAAAGAACTCAAAGCCCCAATGCCCGGCCTCGTAATCGAAATCCGCGTCAGCGCCGGCGATACAGTCAAAAAAGGCGACCCAATCATCGTGCTCGAAGCCATGAAAATGGAAAACGTCCTCAAAGCAACCGGCGAAGGCACCGTAAAATCCATCGAAGTCCAAAAATCCCAAAGCGTAGAAAAAGGCCAGGTCCTAATCATTTTCGAGTAA
- a CDS encoding SDR family oxidoreductase, whose protein sequence is MKRILITGAAGFLGSHLCDRFIREGYHVIGMDNLITGDKKNIEHLFGLEHFEFLFHDVSKFVHVPGPLDYILHFASPASPIDYLKIPIQTLKVGSLGTHNLLGLAKAKNARILVASTSEVYGDPLVHPQSEAYWGNVNPVGPRGVYDEAKRFQEAITMAYHTYHGLETRIARIFNTYGPRMRLNDGRVLPAFIGQALRGEDLTVFGDGSQTRSFCFVDDLIEGIYRLLLSDYAYPVNIGNPDEITINEFGEEIIKLTGTSQKLINKPLPVDDPKQRQPDITLAKKLLNWEPKIGRAEGLKITYSYFKSLPQEELYKDIDGKQF, encoded by the coding sequence ATGAAAAGAATTTTAATTACAGGAGCTGCAGGATTTTTGGGTTCACATTTATGTGATCGTTTTATACGTGAAGGATATCATGTAATTGGAATGGACAACCTGATTACCGGTGATAAAAAAAATATAGAACATTTATTTGGGCTTGAACATTTTGAATTTTTATTTCACGATGTTTCCAAATTTGTGCATGTGCCCGGACCGCTGGATTATATATTACATTTTGCTTCACCGGCTTCACCGATTGATTATTTAAAAATTCCCATACAAACATTAAAAGTTGGTTCACTGGGAACACATAATTTACTTGGTTTAGCAAAAGCAAAAAATGCACGTATTTTAGTAGCATCTACCAGTGAAGTATATGGTGATCCGCTGGTGCATCCGCAAAGTGAAGCATACTGGGGCAATGTAAATCCTGTTGGTCCGCGCGGTGTTTACGATGAAGCAAAACGTTTTCAGGAAGCCATTACCATGGCATATCATACTTATCATGGATTAGAAACAAGAATTGCCAGAATATTTAATACCTATGGCCCGCGCATGCGATTAAATGATGGTCGTGTGTTGCCGGCATTTATAGGACAGGCGTTGCGCGGTGAAGACCTCACTGTATTTGGTGACGGTTCGCAAACACGTTCGTTTTGTTTTGTTGATGATTTAATTGAAGGTATTTATCGTTTATTATTAAGTGATTATGCTTATCCGGTTAACATTGGCAATCCTGATGAAATTACCATTAATGAATTTGGTGAAGAGATTATTAAACTCACCGGAACATCACAAAAACTCATTAATAAACCTTTACCTGTAGACGACCCAAAACAACGTCAGCCGGATATTACGCTTGCAAAAAAATTATTGAACTGGGAACCAAAAATTGGTCGTGCTGAAGGATTAAAAATTACCTATAGTTATTTTAAATCGTTGCCACAGGAGGAATTGTATAAGGATATTGACGGCAAGCAGTTTTGA
- a CDS encoding KpsF/GutQ family sugar-phosphate isomerase: MSYLNIAKNVLRFESEQMLKTMDKLDAQFDDAVQAILAASGKIVVCGIGKSGAVAQKITATLCSTGTPAVFLHAAEAAHGDLGVYADGDPVLMISKSGTTEEMLRIIPFFKNANSAVIAIVGNNNSPIARNATFVLDGSVDKEADALNLAPTASTTVALALGDALAVALMHARGFTEKDFARFHPGGQLGKNLLLKVEDVMHELHDVALISEKSTFRELIISMTQKNWGAACVVDEKNKLIGLVTDGDVRRSLLHGTDFNTLLVTNIMTHNPISISPHATLKEAVDKMENRSSQLSVLPVVLDGICVGLIRIHDIYQG; encoded by the coding sequence ATGTCGTATCTCAATATTGCTAAAAATGTGTTACGGTTTGAATCTGAGCAGATGCTTAAAACCATGGACAAACTGGATGCACAATTTGATGATGCTGTTCAGGCAATATTGGCTGCCAGCGGAAAAATTGTGGTTTGTGGCATAGGCAAGTCGGGGGCTGTGGCGCAAAAAATTACGGCAACCTTATGCAGTACCGGCACGCCGGCTGTTTTTTTACATGCTGCGGAAGCGGCGCATGGCGATTTGGGTGTTTATGCAGATGGTGATCCGGTATTAATGATTTCGAAAAGTGGGACTACTGAAGAAATGTTGCGTATTATTCCGTTTTTCAAAAATGCAAACTCTGCGGTAATTGCCATTGTGGGGAATAATAATTCACCCATTGCACGCAATGCCACATTTGTGTTAGATGGCAGTGTAGATAAAGAAGCTGATGCTCTGAATCTTGCACCAACAGCCAGTACAACGGTTGCTTTAGCGTTAGGTGATGCCCTGGCAGTTGCTTTAATGCATGCAAGAGGATTTACAGAAAAAGATTTTGCACGTTTTCATCCGGGCGGACAATTAGGTAAAAACTTATTATTAAAAGTTGAAGATGTAATGCATGAGTTGCATGATGTCGCTTTAATATCTGAAAAAAGTACATTTCGTGAATTAATTATTTCGATGACACAAAAAAATTGGGGTGCTGCATGTGTTGTTGATGAAAAAAATAAATTAATTGGATTGGTTACTGATGGTGATGTACGAAGAAGTTTATTACATGGTACCGATTTTAATACGCTTCTGGTAACGAATATTATGACCCACAATCCGATTTCAATTTCTCCGCATGCCACCTTAAAAGAGGCCGTAGATAAAATGGAAAACCGCAGCTCTCAATTATCGGTTTTACCTGTTGTGTTAGATGGTATTTGTGTGGGTTTAATTAGGATACATGACATTTATCAAGGCTAA
- a CDS encoding winged helix-turn-helix transcriptional regulator, whose amino-acid sequence MRRDVFQAIADPTRRAIIALIAVHALTPNAIAEHFETSRQAISKHLRILTECELVKHEQSGREIYYLLNVQKMKEIDKWLEQFRKIWEGRFSELDKVLFHLKNKNE is encoded by the coding sequence ATGCGACGAGATGTTTTTCAGGCCATTGCCGACCCAACACGCAGAGCAATTATTGCACTTATTGCAGTACATGCTTTAACACCAAATGCAATAGCAGAACATTTTGAAACAAGTCGTCAGGCTATCTCAAAACACCTGCGCATTTTAACGGAATGTGAGCTGGTAAAACACGAACAATCAGGCAGAGAAATATATTATCTTTTAAATGTCCAAAAAATGAAAGAAATTGATAAATGGCTGGAGCAATTCCGAAAAATTTGGGAAGGCAGATTCAGCGAACTCGACAAAGTATTATTTCATCTTAAAAATAAAAATGAATGA
- the prfA gene encoding peptide chain release factor 1 — MDFVSKLQAIKERWLNIQEQLSDPEIIADMKRFKGLNKSYRDMEPVVDAFETYQNILGNLKDSRQILNTEKDDELREMAKAELQHFEAEKEKLEEQIKLLLIPKDPEDEKNAIIEIRAGTGGDEAAIFAGDLSEMYTRFCNKQGWKVEVMNENQSEKGGFKEIVLEVTGENVYGKLKYESGVHRVQRVPATESQGRVHTSAATVAVLPEAEEFDIDISVNDIKVDVFRASGAGGQHVNRTESAVRMTHVPTGIVAECQDERSQIKNREKAMKVLRTRVYEKFHNEHLAKLSQQRKTLVSTGDRSAKIRTYNFPQSRITDHRINLTLYSLPDAMNGYIDEILDALQVAENAEKMREG, encoded by the coding sequence ATGGATTTTGTATCAAAATTACAGGCAATAAAGGAGCGCTGGCTCAACATTCAGGAACAACTGAGTGACCCGGAAATTATTGCTGATATGAAACGTTTTAAGGGATTAAATAAAAGTTACCGCGATATGGAACCGGTAGTAGATGCCTTTGAAACATATCAAAATATTTTAGGCAATTTAAAAGATAGCAGACAAATATTAAACACAGAAAAAGACGATGAGTTGCGTGAAATGGCAAAAGCCGAATTGCAACATTTTGAAGCTGAAAAAGAAAAGCTGGAAGAGCAAATAAAACTTTTACTGATACCTAAAGATCCCGAAGACGAAAAAAATGCTATTATAGAAATACGTGCCGGAACAGGTGGTGATGAAGCTGCAATTTTTGCGGGCGATTTAAGTGAAATGTATACCCGTTTTTGCAATAAACAAGGCTGGAAGGTTGAAGTGATGAATGAAAATCAAAGTGAAAAGGGCGGGTTTAAAGAAATTGTTTTAGAGGTAACCGGTGAAAATGTGTATGGCAAGTTAAAATATGAAAGTGGTGTACATCGTGTGCAACGTGTTCCGGCAACAGAAAGTCAGGGAAGGGTGCATACCAGTGCAGCAACTGTAGCAGTATTACCTGAGGCTGAAGAATTTGATATTGATATTAGTGTAAATGATATTAAGGTAGATGTATTTCGTGCGAGTGGTGCGGGTGGTCAGCACGTAAACAGAACAGAAAGTGCAGTGCGTATGACACACGTGCCTACAGGTATTGTAGCTGAATGTCAGGATGAACGTTCGCAGATAAAAAATCGTGAAAAGGCAATGAAAGTTTTGCGCACGCGTGTATATGAAAAATTTCACAATGAACATCTTGCAAAACTTTCACAACAAAGAAAAACATTAGTATCAACCGGAGACAGGTCGGCAAAAATCAGAACGTATAATTTTCCACAGAGCAGAATAACTGATCATCGAATTAATTTAACGCTATACAGTTTACCGGATGCGATGAATGGTTATATAGATGAAATATTAGATGCATTGCAAGTTGCGGAAAATGCGGAAAAAATGCGGGAAGGGTAA
- a CDS encoding UDP-glucose/GDP-mannose dehydrogenase family protein: MKISVIGTGYVGLVTGTCFAETGNHVICVDIDAAKVTRMQSGEIPIYEPGLETLFHRNIKQGNLEFTTDLKTAVEQTDIVFLALPTPPNEDGSADLKYVLKVADDLGHIINGYKIIIDKSTVPVGTADLVRARIAANCKHQFDVVSNPEFLREGMAVEDFMKPERVVIGTESEKAQDMLNRLYAPFVRQGNPIIFMDERSAELTKYAANAFLATKITFMNEIANLCERLGADVDMVRKGIGSDSRIGKRFLFPGVGYGGSCFPKDVKALNQMANSAGYDFRVLQSVMEVNDNQRIILLEKIIHQFGSDLHGKTFALWGLAFKPNTDDIREAPALYLIETLLERGAKIQAFDPEAMPNVKKEIGDSITYGNNQYEVLHNADALIIVTEWSVFRTPDFELMQRSMKNKMIFDGRNLFELEELREQGFYYESIGRKIVEG, translated from the coding sequence ATGAAAATTTCAGTTATCGGGACGGGTTATGTTGGCCTGGTTACGGGCACATGTTTTGCCGAAACGGGGAACCATGTTATTTGCGTAGATATTGATGCTGCTAAGGTTACAAGGATGCAGTCAGGAGAAATTCCCATTTATGAGCCGGGTTTGGAAACCTTATTTCACCGAAATATCAAGCAGGGCAATCTGGAGTTCACCACCGATTTAAAAACTGCGGTTGAACAAACCGATATTGTATTTCTTGCCCTCCCTACCCCACCAAATGAAGACGGTAGTGCGGACCTGAAATATGTATTAAAAGTGGCTGATGACTTGGGCCATATCATAAATGGTTATAAAATAATTATCGATAAAAGCACGGTGCCGGTTGGTACTGCTGACCTTGTGCGTGCGCGTATCGCGGCAAATTGTAAACATCAGTTTGATGTGGTGAGTAATCCTGAATTTTTGCGTGAGGGTATGGCTGTTGAAGATTTTATGAAACCCGAACGTGTGGTAATTGGAACAGAAAGTGAAAAAGCGCAGGATATGCTTAACCGCTTATATGCCCCATTTGTAAGGCAGGGCAATCCGATTATTTTTATGGATGAGCGCAGTGCTGAGTTAACAAAGTATGCTGCCAATGCATTTTTAGCAACGAAAATTACATTTATGAATGAGATTGCCAACCTCTGCGAACGTTTGGGTGCAGATGTTGACATGGTTAGAAAAGGAATTGGAAGTGATAGTAGAATCGGAAAAAGGTTTTTATTTCCGGGGGTTGGTTATGGCGGAAGTTGTTTTCCGAAAGATGTGAAAGCTTTAAATCAAATGGCAAATTCGGCGGGATATGATTTTAGAGTATTACAATCGGTAATGGAAGTAAATGACAACCAGCGCATCATACTTTTAGAAAAAATTATTCATCAGTTTGGCAGTGATTTACATGGAAAAACATTTGCGCTATGGGGACTGGCATTTAAACCCAACACCGATGATATTCGTGAAGCGCCTGCATTATATTTAATTGAAACATTATTGGAACGCGGAGCAAAAATTCAGGCTTTTGATCCTGAGGCGATGCCAAATGTGAAAAAAGAAATTGGTGACAGTATAACATACGGTAACAATCAATATGAGGTATTACACAATGCGGATGCATTAATAATTGTGACCGAATGGAGTGTATTCCGCACACCTGATTTTGAATTAATGCAACGTTCGATGAAAAATAAAATGATTTTCGACGGACGTAATTTATTTGAATTGGAAGAGTTACGTGAACAGGGATTTTATTATGAAAGTATTGGCCGAAAAATTGTTGAAGGCTGA
- a CDS encoding Fic family protein produces the protein MERAMLKPLPVHFDLETKQVLRRLPAAHAAMAELKVLAETLPDPNILINTLGLQEAKDSSAVENIITTHDELYKSELFFEDYKSLSAKEVQNYIAASKTGYHLLMQSRMLTNRTILQIQEILEANKAGYRKLPGTKIKNTSTGEIIYEPPQNPDTIIALMSNLEQFINDNEMCDYDPLIKMAIIHYQFESIHPFYDGNGRTGRIINLLYLILQNLQTLPILYLSNFIINNKARYYHLLHHVHNQETWEAWIVFMITCVETTARETIEKIKEIKKLMLQTKLQIRNNYKFYSPELIHNLFKHPYTKIEFVVHDLGVTRLTAATYLNKLAADKILVKQKLGTGNYYINQPLFDLLTNGK, from the coding sequence ATGGAACGCGCTATGTTAAAACCACTTCCGGTGCATTTCGACCTCGAGACGAAACAGGTACTGCGACGGCTACCTGCCGCCCATGCTGCCATGGCTGAACTTAAAGTACTTGCTGAAACTTTGCCCGACCCGAACATTTTAATAAATACCCTTGGATTGCAGGAAGCAAAAGATAGTTCTGCAGTCGAAAATATTATCACAACACATGACGAGTTATATAAATCGGAATTATTTTTTGAAGATTATAAATCGTTGAGTGCAAAAGAAGTCCAAAATTATATTGCTGCTTCTAAAACCGGATATCATTTGTTAATGCAGTCACGCATGTTAACGAATCGGACAATTTTACAAATTCAGGAAATATTGGAAGCCAACAAAGCGGGTTATCGGAAATTGCCCGGTACAAAAATAAAAAACACGTCCACCGGTGAAATAATTTATGAACCACCTCAGAATCCCGATACAATTATTGCGCTCATGTCTAATCTGGAGCAATTTATTAATGATAATGAAATGTGTGATTACGACCCACTCATTAAAATGGCAATTATTCATTACCAATTTGAAAGTATACACCCTTTTTATGATGGCAATGGCCGGACAGGTCGAATAATTAATTTATTATATCTCATTTTACAAAACCTGCAAACCCTGCCAATACTGTATTTGAGCAATTTTATAATTAATAACAAAGCTCGGTATTACCATTTATTACACCATGTACATAATCAGGAAACATGGGAAGCATGGATTGTTTTTATGATTACTTGTGTTGAAACTACTGCACGTGAAACAATTGAAAAAATAAAAGAAATTAAAAAATTAATGCTGCAGACAAAATTGCAAATTCGGAATAACTACAAATTTTATAGTCCTGAATTAATACACAATTTATTTAAACATCCTTACACAAAAATTGAATTTGTAGTTCATGATCTTGGTGTAACCAGATTAACGGCAGCAACTTATCTGAATAAACTTGCCGCTGATAAAATTTTAGTCAAACAAAAACTTGGCACCGGGAATTATTATATCAATCAGCCATTGTTCGACCTGCTCACAAATGGGAAGTAA
- a CDS encoding M1 family metallopeptidase yields the protein MKFKIVMIAALLAVLFYQCDPTKKLYKTEEYLGEVDTISNVAIQDEYYEGDYYGDYDSEGDYEYDYYNTDTASSPWSAAIYRGSEKRVNDLINTRLEVSFDWAKAWMYGKATLTFKPYFYPTSTLTLDAKGLTIKEVALVAGNVKTPLKYTYNTDSIIDTMQMVITLPREFKRTEEYTIYIDYIAKPNDLPVGGSAAITSDKGLYFINNEGKEKDKPQQIWTQGETEATSCWCPTIDKPNERCTNSFFITVEDKYQTLSNGVLASSKKNADGTRTDNWKMDLPHAPYLFMMAVGEFTIVKDTWKGIPVNYYVEKEFADDAKGIFGNTPEMIEFYSNILGVKYVWPKYSQIVVRDYVSGAMENTTATIHGEFLQQHARERLDENYEDVVSHELFHQWFGDLVTTESWSNLPLNESFATYGEYLWREYKYGRDDADYAGMNDLNTYLDEASYKQVDLIRFNYDTREDMFDSHSYAKGGRVLHMLRKYLGDEAFFAGLQKYLEDNKYSSVEINNLRLAMEAVSGEDLNWFFN from the coding sequence ATGAAATTTAAAATTGTTATGATTGCCGCACTTTTGGCGGTTTTATTTTACCAGTGTGACCCGACTAAAAAATTGTATAAAACTGAGGAATACCTTGGTGAAGTAGATACAATTTCGAATGTGGCTATTCAGGATGAATACTACGAAGGTGATTATTATGGTGACTACGACAGCGAAGGTGATTATGAATATGATTATTATAATACAGACACTGCGAGCAGTCCGTGGAGTGCTGCTATTTATCGCGGTTCTGAAAAACGTGTAAATGATTTAATTAATACACGATTGGAAGTTTCATTTGACTGGGCAAAAGCATGGATGTATGGAAAAGCGACGTTGACATTTAAACCTTATTTTTATCCGACTTCTACCTTAACACTTGATGCAAAAGGACTTACTATTAAAGAAGTTGCTTTGGTTGCAGGTAATGTAAAAACACCTTTAAAATATACATACAATACCGATTCGATAATTGATACCATGCAAATGGTAATTACGTTGCCAAGGGAATTTAAACGCACGGAAGAATACACAATTTATATTGATTATATTGCTAAGCCAAATGATTTACCTGTTGGTGGAAGTGCTGCAATTACATCGGATAAAGGTTTGTATTTTATTAATAATGAAGGCAAGGAAAAAGATAAACCACAACAAATTTGGACCCAGGGTGAAACTGAGGCTACATCGTGCTGGTGCCCTACAATTGACAAACCAAATGAACGTTGCACGAATAGTTTTTTTATAACGGTTGAAGATAAATATCAAACATTATCGAATGGTGTTTTAGCAAGTTCAAAAAAGAATGCTGACGGCACACGCACCGATAATTGGAAAATGGATTTACCACATGCACCATATTTATTTATGATGGCAGTTGGTGAATTTACCATAGTGAAAGATACGTGGAAAGGTATTCCGGTAAATTATTATGTAGAAAAAGAATTTGCTGATGATGCAAAAGGTATTTTTGGCAACACACCTGAAATGATAGAATTTTATTCTAATATATTAGGTGTAAAATATGTGTGGCCGAAATACAGTCAGATTGTTGTGCGTGATTATGTGAGTGGTGCAATGGAAAATACAACAGCAACAATTCACGGTGAATTTTTACAACAACATGCACGCGAAAGATTGGACGAAAATTATGAAGATGTAGTTTCACATGAATTGTTTCACCAGTGGTTTGGCGATTTAGTTACTACTGAAAGCTGGAGTAATTTACCTTTAAACGAATCGTTTGCTACTTATGGTGAATATTTATGGAGAGAATATAAATATGGCAGAGATGATGCTGATTACGCAGGCATGAACGATCTAAATACTTATCTGGATGAAGCTAGCTACAAGCAGGTTGATTTAATTCGATTTAATTATGATACACGTGAAGACATGTTTGATTCGCACTCTTATGCTAAAGGTGGACGTGTTTTACATATGTTGCGTAAATATTTAGGTGACGAAGCATTTTTTGCAGGATTACAAAAATATTTGGAAGACAATAAGTACAGTTCAGTTGAAATCAACAATTTACGTTTGGCGATGGAAGCTGTAAGTGGTGAAGATTTAAATTGGTTTTTTAATTAG
- a CDS encoding T9SS type A sorting domain-containing protein, whose protein sequence is MRHPMLFLGLLLIVVSNLSGQNSNRISAYDYILDINNIEVSLDPSGAIGYGEANPPMFHVPAGSTTSPLYGAWFWLAGKDQEGVVRAFAPSWSNVEEETHFGPYNSNAALYTPDVYALKYIPYNRVWKVTKQEIETHKLQYANAGYIIPDAILNWPGNGNVADGFSAQIAPYVDVNNNFIYEPLSGDYPLIKGDAAIFAMYHDNTFYEAEMSQNKNLNFEVHVMIYAFEASENTYLDNSLFVNYSVINRGDFVIDSLYGGAFADLNIGYYSDDYCGSDSSLNLFFGYNGDLTDGPGIDVYNTLPAFGCVTLSHQLNAFMYFNNDFSPMGFPDIAEHYLYALQGKFGDGMRVTSGGDGYSAASTDYTNYMYGGDVHDVTAWSEIYTGNTPSDRRGVGSFYLGEFGPGASTCVTVGYLYSDAEIPESLTASIDLLKIQSNQLKTFFELNDTAVCLERIYIPLDINEAETENYFRIFPNPAEGELTISCNGITKPFISIALYNTTGQLIIKQRLPIIAGSNDFHFDTKQLNPGAYFIKIDGGGIATVKTVIIK, encoded by the coding sequence ATGCGACACCCCATGCTGTTTTTGGGTTTATTGTTGATTGTTGTCAGCAATTTATCAGGGCAAAATTCTAACCGGATTTCAGCTTACGATTACATTTTGGATATAAATAATATTGAAGTATCGCTTGACCCCAGCGGTGCTATTGGATATGGTGAAGCAAATCCGCCTATGTTTCATGTTCCTGCCGGAAGTACAACAAGTCCGCTATACGGCGCATGGTTTTGGCTGGCGGGTAAAGATCAGGAGGGTGTGGTACGAGCATTTGCCCCGAGCTGGTCAAATGTGGAGGAAGAAACACATTTTGGCCCTTATAACAGCAATGCAGCGTTGTATACACCTGACGTCTACGCATTAAAATATATTCCTTACAACCGCGTTTGGAAAGTAACAAAACAGGAAATTGAAACACATAAACTGCAATATGCCAATGCAGGTTATATAATTCCTGATGCCATTTTAAACTGGCCGGGAAATGGGAATGTTGCTGATGGATTTAGTGCACAAATTGCACCATACGTTGATGTGAATAATAATTTTATTTACGAACCATTATCGGGAGATTATCCGTTAATTAAAGGTGATGCTGCAATTTTTGCTATGTATCATGACAATACTTTTTATGAAGCAGAAATGTCGCAGAATAAAAATTTAAATTTTGAAGTGCATGTAATGATTTATGCTTTCGAGGCAAGTGAAAATACTTATTTAGACAATAGTTTATTTGTAAATTATTCGGTAATTAACAGAGGTGATTTTGTTATAGATTCATTATACGGGGGTGCTTTTGCAGATTTAAATATTGGTTATTACAGCGATGATTATTGCGGTTCCGACAGCAGTTTAAATTTATTTTTCGGCTACAATGGCGATTTAACCGATGGTCCGGGAATTGATGTTTACAACACATTACCTGCTTTTGGTTGTGTTACTTTATCGCATCAATTAAATGCATTTATGTATTTTAATAATGATTTTAGTCCGATGGGATTTCCTGATATTGCAGAGCATTACCTATATGCATTACAAGGCAAATTTGGTGATGGCATGCGCGTAACTTCGGGTGGTGACGGATATAGTGCTGCTTCAACCGATTACACGAATTATATGTATGGTGGTGATGTACATGACGTGACAGCTTGGAGTGAAATTTATACCGGTAATACGCCAAGTGACCGACGTGGTGTGGGGAGTTTTTATTTAGGTGAATTTGGACCGGGAGCATCTACTTGTGTTACTGTAGGTTACCTTTATTCAGATGCTGAAATTCCGGAATCATTAACTGCAAGTATAGATTTATTAAAAATACAATCGAATCAATTAAAAACATTTTTTGAATTAAATGATACTGCTGTTTGTTTAGAAAGGATTTATATTCCTTTGGATATTAACGAAGCGGAAACTGAAAATTATTTCCGGATTTTTCCTAATCCGGCTGAAGGAGAATTAACGATAAGCTGTAATGGAATTACAAAACCATTTATTTCGATAGCGCTGTATAATACAACCGGTCAATTGATAATTAAACAGCGGTTACCTATTATAGCTGGTTCCAATGATTTTCATTTCGACACAAAACAACTAAATCCCGGTGCTTATTTTATTAAAATAGATGGTGGCGGAATTGCTACTGTTAAAACAGTAATTATAAAATAA